One Oryza glaberrima chromosome 10, OglaRS2, whole genome shotgun sequence DNA segment encodes these proteins:
- the LOC127786327 gene encoding pyruvate kinase isozyme G, chloroplastic-like yields the protein MAAAAAEIVGSAAARMAAPAVRPAPPAAAAAAPPQPRRAVAARSLRTSTSDRVAADLALGSNGSLSAQSIAENTADATSQVVSANSRRKTKIVCTIGPSTNTREMIWKLAETGMNVARMNMSHGDHQSHQKVIDLVKEYNAKNTDGNVIAIMLDTKGPEVRSGDVPEPIMLEEGQEFNFTIKRGVSTKDTVSVNYDDFINDVEVGDILLVDGGMMSLAVKSKTADTVKCEVVDGGELKSRRHLNVRGKSATLPSITEKDWEDIKFGVENGVDFYAVSFVKDAKVIHELKDYLKSANADIHVIPKIESADSIPNLQSIIAASDGAMVARGDLGAELPIEEVPLLQEEIVRTCRSMQKPVIVATNMLESMIDHPTPTRAEVSDIAIAVREGSDAIMLSGETAHGKFPLKAVKVMHTVAQRTESSLYNPTTSPSLVAHPQALLNEEFSQSQLSKMFGSHATMMANTLCTPIIVFTRTGSMAVLLSHYRPSSTIFAFTNEERVKQRLALYQGVVPIYMKFSDDAEETFSRAISSLLSAQFVKEGDYVTLVQSGVKSIWREESTHHIQVRKVQG from the exons atggcggcggcggcggctgagatCGTGGggtccgcggcggcgcgcatggcggcgccggcagTGAGGCCGGctccgcccgcggcggcggcggcggcgcccccgcaGCCGAGGAGGGCCGTGGCGGCGCGCTCCCTCAGGACCTCCACCTCCGACAGGGTGGCGGCGGATCTCGCGCTCGGGAGCAACGGCTCCCTCTCCGCtcag AGCATTGCTGAGAATACCGCTGACGCTACTTCGCAAGTGGTCTCTGCGAATTCCCGTAGGAAGACAAAGATTGTTTGCACCATAGGCCCCTCAACCAACACACGCGAGATGATATGGAAACTTGCTGAGACTGGAATGAACGTCGCACGCATGAATATGTCCCATGGTGACCACCAGTCGCACCAGAAGGTGATTGATTTGGTGAAGGAGTACAATGCAAAGAATACTGATGGCAATGTCATTGCTATTATGCTGGATACCAAG GGTCCAGAAGTGAGAAGTGGGGATGTTCCAGAACCAATCATGCTCGAGGAAGGTCAAGAGTTCAATTTTACTATTAAAAGAGGGGTGAGCACCAAAGACACCGTCAGTGTGAATTACGATGACTTCATAAACGATGTTGAAGTTGGGGACATACTGTTGGTGGATG GAGGAATGATGTCACTCGCTGTCAAGTCTAAAACAGCTGATACGGTTAAGTGTGAAGTAGTTGATGGTGGGGAACTGAAATCAAGGCGCCACCTAAATGTCCGTGGAAAGAGTGCGACTTTGCCATCTATTACAG AGAAAGATTGGGAGGACATAAAGTTTGGTGTTGAAAATGGTGTTGATTTCTATGCCGTTTCCTTTGTGAAGGATGCAAAAGTTATTCATGAACTGAAGGACTACCTTAAAA GTGCTAATGCAGATATACATGTCATTCCAAAGATTGAAAGTGCAGATTCAATACCAAACCTCCAGTCCATTATTGCTGCTTCAGATGGG GCGATGGTGGCAAGAGGGGATCTTGGTGCTGAACTTCCAATTGAGGAAGTTCCTTTGCTGCAG GAGGAGATTGTCAGAACATGCCGAAGCATGCAGAAACCAGTTATTGTTGCCACGAATATGTTAGAGAGCATGATAGACCATCCCACTCCAACAAGAGCAGAAGTTTCTGATATAGCAATTGCAGTTCGTGAAGGTTCTGATGCCATCATGCTGTCTGGTGAAACTGCCCATGGAAA GTTCCCACTGAAGGCAGTCAAGGTGATGCACACAGTGGCACAGAGAACAGAATCCAGCCTGTATAACCCAACTACATCTCCTAGTCTTGTTGCACATCCTCAG GCTCTGCTCAACGAGGAATTTTCGCAAAGCCAACTAAGCAAAATGTTTGGATCTCATGCTACAATGATGGCCAACACCCTTTGCACCCCAATTATTGTGTTTACACGAACCGGCTCCATGGCAGTCCTTCTCAGCCACTACCGGCCCTCGTCTACAATTTTTGCATTTACAAATga GGAACGAGTGAAGCAACGTCTGGCACTCTACCAGGGTGTGGTTCCCATTTACATGAAGTTTTCTGATGATGCAGAGGAAACTTTCTCTAGAGCAATTAGTAGCTTGCTG AGCGCCCAATTCGTGAAAGAAGGGGACTACGTGACCCTTGTTCAGAGTGGAGTGAAGTCGATCTGGAGAGAGGAGTCTACTCACCACATTCAAGTGAGGAAAGTCCAGGGCTAA
- the LOC127752980 gene encoding serine/threonine-protein kinase BSK2, whose amino-acid sequence MGCFLSKPAGAGPLPPNDAAALPADNPADPEAAAANGGADSAAADGGGDDKDAAKRAVPVFREFGLAELRAATKGFSADLIVSESGEKAPNVVYRGRLDGGRLIAVKRFSRLSWPDPQQFLAEAAGVGKVRHKRLVNLIGCCAEGDERLLVAEYMPNDTLSKHLFHWDKQPLPWEMRLRVAYYIAQALDHCNAENRKIYHDLNAYRVLFDEEGDPRLSSFGLMKNSRDGKSYSTNLAYTPPEFLRTGRVIAESVIYSYGTVLLDLLSGKHIPPSHALDLIRGKNILLLMDSSLEGQYANEDASKLVDLASKCLQFEARDRPNIKYLLSSVGPLQKQKEVASHVLMGITKATAVLPTILSPLGKACSGMDLTAVHDILLKTGYKDEEGAENELSFQEWTQQVQEMLNTKKFGDIAFRDKDFKTAIDYYSKLVGMMSVPSATVFARRSFSYLMNGQSELALRDAMQAQVCMPEWPTAFYLQALALSKLGMETDAQDMLNDGATFEAKKQNSWRG is encoded by the exons ATGGGGTGCTTCCTGTCCAAGCCGGCGGGGGCGGGTCCCCTCCCGCccaacgacgccgccgcgctccccgcCGACAACCCCGCAGATCCCG aggcggcggccgcgaatGGCGGCGCTGActccgcggcggccgacggcggcggcgacgacaaggaCGCCGCCAAGCGCGCGGTCCCGGTGTTCAGGGAGTTCGGCCTCGCCGAGCTGCGCGCCGCCACCAAGGGCTTCAGCGCCGACCTCATCGTCTCCGAGAGCGGCGAGAAGGCCCCCAACGTCGTCTACCGCGgccgcctcgacggcggccgccTCATCGCCGTCAAGCGCTTCTCCCGCCTCTCCTGGCCCGACCCGCAGCAGTTCCTC gcggaggcggccggggtGGGGAAGGTGCGCCACAAGCGCCTCGTCAACCTCATCGGATGCTGCGCCGAGGGCGACGAGAGGCTGCTCGTCGCCGAGTACATGCCCAACGACACCCTCTCCAAGCATCTCTTCCACT GGGATAAGCAGCCCTTGCCATGGGAAATGCGGTTAAGGGTTGCGTATTACATTGCGCAGGCACTCGATCACTGCAATGCCGAGAACCGAAAAATCTATCATGACTTGAATGCTTATAGAGTACTTTTTGATGAG GAAGGTGATCCTCGGCTGTCAAGTTTTGGACTAATGAAGAACAGCCGCGATGGGAAAAGTTATAGCACTAATCTGGCTTACACCCCGCCTGAGTTTCTACGAACTG GCAGAGTCATCGCCGAGAGTGTGATATATAGCTATGGAACAGTTCTTTTGGATCTTTTGAGTGGGAAGCACATACCTCCTAGCCAT GCACTTGATTTGATAAGAGGGAAGAATATACTGTTGCTCATGGATTCCTCCTTAGAAGGGCAGTATGCTAATGAAGATGCTTCAAAACTAGTTGACCTTGCGTCGAAATGCTTGCAATTTGAAGCGAGGGACAGACCCAATATAAAATATCTCTTGTCTTCTGTTGGGCCTCTTCAGAAGCAAAAGGAG GTAGCATCACATGTGTTGATGGGTATTACAAAAGCCACGGCGGTGTTGCCAACTATTCTTTCTCCCCTTGGGAAGGCCTGTTCCGGTATGGACCTTACAGCAGTACATGATATATTGCTCAAAACAGGTTACAAAGATGAAGAAGGTGCAGAAAATGAG CTGTCCTTTCAAGAATGGACTCAGCAAGTGCAAGAGATGCTGAATACCAAGAAGTTTGGTGACATTGCATTTAGAGACAAGGATTTCAAGACTGCAATTGACTACTACTCCAAG CTTGTTGGAATGATGTCAGTGCCTTCAGCCACAGTTTTTGCCCGGAGAAGTTTCTCCTATTTGATGAATGGGCAGTCAGAGCTTGCTCTCCGGGACGCAATGCAGGCCCAGGTCTGCATGCCCGAGTGGCCAACTGCCTTCTACCTACAAGCCCTTGCTCTCTCAAAGCTCGGCATGGAAACTGACGCACAAGATATGCTAAACGATGGAGCCACTTTTGAGGCCAAGAAGCAAAATAGCTGGCGAGGTTAG